One Poecilia reticulata strain Guanapo linkage group LG19, Guppy_female_1.0+MT, whole genome shotgun sequence genomic window carries:
- the fgf21 gene encoding fibroblast growth factor 21, which produces MFLFPDKRPSCPFLFLFLILSLPFSWSFYVPESNPIFAFRNQLREVRLYTDNHRRGLYVEMHLDGRVTGSDAQSPYSVLQIKSVKPGHVVIKGQTSSMFLCMDDSGNLRGQTAYDEADCSFRELLLADGYTRFLSSQHGVPLSLASRNSPDRHSVPFTRFLPLRNTLMVSEESTKTQRDFNLDSDDLFGMGQNAVVSPQLFVD; this is translated from the exons atgtttttgtttccagataAGCGCCCTTCCTGCCCGTTCCTCTTCCTTTTCTTAATCCTCTCTCTTCCCTTTTCGTGGTCGTTTTACGTCCCAGAATCCAACCCGATCTTTGCCTTCAGGAATCAGCTCAGAGAGGTGCGTCTCTACACAG acAATCACAGACGCGGGTTGTATGTGGAGATGCATCTGGATGGGAGGGTGACTGGAAGTGATGCTCAGAGTCCTTATA GTGTGTTGCAGATAAAGTCCGTTAAACCGGGTCATGTGGTCATCAAGGGACAGACGTCATCCATGTTTCTCTGCATGGACGACTCCGGGAATCTAAGAGGACAG ACAGCCTATGACGAGGCCGACTGCTCCTTCAGGGAACTGCTGCTGGCTGACGGATACACCCGTTTCCTGAGCTCACAACACGGCGTCCCTCTATCGCTGGCATCCAGAAACTCTCCGGATCGACACTCGGTTCCTTTCACAAGATTTTTACCTCTCAGGAATACTTTAATGGTTTCGGAAGAATCAACAAAAACTCAGCGGGACTTCAACCTGGACTCGGATGACCTTTTCGGGATGGGTCAGAACGCGGTGGTCAGTCCTCAGCTGTTCGTGGACTAA